The genomic window ACCCTACGCTCGTGGTGTTGTAGCTGGTTCTAACGATATTCCCTACCAAGTTGAAGGTTTCTACAAGTACCGCGTATCTGACAACATTTCCATCACCCCTGGTGTCATCTGGTTGACCAATATTAATCAAAATGGCAACAACGATGATGCGATTATCGGTACTCTAAGAACTACTTTCACCTTCTAGAGCATTCCGAATCGGTTCAACATTTTAAACATAAAAACCCTGCTTTAAAGCGGGGTTTTTTTATGTTTAACTACTTATTGTATATAAAAATGCCGAAAATCCTTAAAAAACAGCAATATAGTTGTAATTTTCGGTCGAATCAGGACTGAAGTCCTTACTACGAACTATAGGACTCATATCAATACTGCTTGGTTAAGGCCAAAAAATCACGAATTAGCATAAGACAGAAACCCTAGTGGTGAACCGGAGTATACTAGAGAAGGTTAAACATAACGTGAAAAGTCAGGTCAACTCTCTCATAATTTCATTCATCACTTAATTTTTTGCTTGTGGAAATATCGTGTAAATCAGAATACGCAATTCTTGCCTTATTAGAGATGGCAACTTATTACGAAAGCGGCGAACCCATGCAAATTCGACAAATCGCCGCCCAGCAAAAAATCCCTGATCGTTATTTGGAGCAGTTGCTGGCGACCTTAAGGCGTGGAGGGATACTCAAAAGCCAACGCGGGTCAAAAGGGGGCTATTTTTTAGCGCGAGAACCTCGCAAAATCAACTTGCTGGAAATATTAGAATGTTTGGAAGGGTTAGATGTGAGGACGGGTGAAGATAATGACAATTCGAAGACTTTAGACGGTGCAGTGATAGAAGACATTTGGCAAGAAGCTTGTCAAGCTGCTAATTCTGTGTTGCAAAATTACACCCTTCAGGATCTTTGCGAAAAAAGAGATTCGCGGCGGCAGTTGGATATTATGTACTACATTTAGTCCATAGTTATTGGTCATTAGTCAATCGTAAAGAAAGCTGTGGACTCTAGACTATAAACGCTGAGATTATGGATAAATGATTAATAAATAATGGATA from Nostoc sp. UHCC 0870 includes these protein-coding regions:
- a CDS encoding RrF2 family transcriptional regulator is translated as MEISCKSEYAILALLEMATYYESGEPMQIRQIAAQQKIPDRYLEQLLATLRRGGILKSQRGSKGGYFLAREPRKINLLEILECLEGLDVRTGEDNDNSKTLDGAVIEDIWQEACQAANSVLQNYTLQDLCEKRDSRRQLDIMYYI